From one Triticum urartu cultivar G1812 chromosome 3, Tu2.1, whole genome shotgun sequence genomic stretch:
- the LOC125548611 gene encoding inorganic pyrophosphatase 1-like: MAGVVVVFDFDKTIIDVDSDNWVVDGLGATDLFDRLLPTMPWNTLIDTVMGELHAQGKTLRDVADVLRAAPIDPHVVAAIRAAYSLGCDLRVLSDANRFFIEAVLDHHGLRGCFSEINTNPSRVDADGRLRIAPHHDFHAAPHGCGLGTCPPNMCKGQVLDRIRASAAAADGGRKRFIYLGDGRGDYCPSLRLAREDFMMPRKGFPVWDLICENPGLLQAEVHLWSDGKDMEETLLRLVSRVLVEESTLLPLDCKLESLPVTVQDGMPMPLGVKN, encoded by the coding sequence ATGGCCGGCGTCGTGGTGGTGTTCGACTTCGACAAGACCATCATCGACGTCGACAGCGACAACTGGGTCGTCGACGGCCTGGGGGCCACCGACCTCTTCGACCGCCTGCTGCCCACCATGCCGTGGAACACCCTCATCGACACCGTCATGGGGGAGCTGCACGCGCAGGGGAAGACCCTCCGCGACGTCGCCGACGTGCTCCGGGCCGCGCCCATCGACCCGCACGTCGTCGCCGCCATCCGGGCCGCCTACAGCCTCGGCTGCGACCTCCGGGTCCTCAGCGACGCCAACCGCTTCTTCATCGAGGCCGTCCTCGACCACCACGGCCTCCGGGGCTGCTTCTCCGAGATCAACACCAACCCCAGCCGCGTCGACGCCGACGGCCGCCTTCGCATCGCGCCGCACCACGATTTCCACGCCGCCCCGCACGGCTGCGGCCTCGGCACATGCCCGCCCAACATGTGCAAGGGCCAGGTGCTCGACCGCAtccgcgcctccgccgccgcggcgGACGGCGGCAGGAAGCGCTTCATCTACCTCGGCGACGGCCGCGGCGACTACTGCCCGTCCCTGCGGCTCGCCAGGGAGGACTTCATGATGCCGCGCAAGGGCTTCCCCGTGTGGGACCTCATCTGCGAGAACCCCGGCCTGCTCCAGGCCGAGGTGCACCTATGGAGCGACGGCAAGGACATGGAGGAGACGCTGCTGCGGCTCGTCAGCCGGGTGCTCGTCGAGGAGAGCACGCTGCTGCCGCTCGACTGCAAGCTCGAGTCGCTGCCGGTGACCGTCCAGGACGGCATGCCCATGCCGCTCGGCGTCAAGAACTGA